TGCGTATATCTTTATCTGTTCATATTTCAGTTGTAGTAGCTTAAATTCTGTCCTAGTGAATGATGATGTTAACGATAGTTTTTTATCCCTTGAACATACGAGGATAACACTGATAGTATGTCTTGCAAGTATTGTTGTTAAGAAAAGTAAAAGATTCAGAAGAGGGATCTACCGAAAATAAAGGAATCGAGACTCTTATTGGGCATGTATTCATAGATCAGTATCCTTTCCCTTTCCTTAATACAATAGCCAATAAGCGAGACAAGATTTCGATGCTGAAGCTTAGCAATCAATGAAACTTCATTCTTGAATTCATCTATTCCTTGTTTTGAATTCTCTGATAGCCTTTTCACAGCTATTTCTTGCCCGTCCTCTAGCAATCCCTGCAAATTGATTCCTTCGATAATCCTATATTCTGCTTTCATTAGTTGGAGATTGTTCTTTGATTGAACATCTTATGCAGCTTAAATTATTAAATCTCCTAAACTCATTCCATTACTGTCCAATTGATTAACCTTGTAAACAGTATTATTGTGCAATTGATACTAACCTTGTAAACAGGTCCAAAGCCTCCCTCTCCTATCTTGTTAATGTCGGAGAAGTTACCAGTGGCACTAGCAATTCTTCTGAACTCAAAAAATGGTAATTCCAAATTTTGTTCTTCATTAATATGTAGCCTTCCTGCGAAATGATATGCAAATTGAAAACAAGTCGTACACCAGTATTGAAATGTTCTGGACGATATACTTCAACTTCAAATTTGATAAAATAGTTCAATGCGGCCTATCTAGTAAAGAAATTTATCCAGAGCTTACTTTGCCTTTTCTTCTTAAGCAAATGAATGATGATAAAAGCTGATACTGCTGTTAATACTGCAGGAATTGCTATAAACAGCACTGGCTTCACTTTGGGTCTTTTGCTTACATCTACAGATAAACAAATCTAGGAATAGTATTCTCGACATTTGTAATTCAGGTAGGCTTATAGTTAACAATTTGTGCGACTCTGTGAATTAATGGCGTTACCTAACTCAGAGAATGGCATTCTCACATAAATATCCTGCCCATCGTCTGTGTAACCCCTAATATCTATTAATTCCTCAAACCATAACAAGCATCCACTTCCACCATTTTCGATATTTGTATTTGAATAAGCTGTACAAAGGCAATTCTGTAAGCATACACTTCTGCATTCCTCCAAATTCATGCTTAAATTGTACCATGACTGTCTAGTGTCCGGCAATTTCAATCCAGAATACTTGATAAAACCGTCTCCATGACCACAATCTAATGGAGTTCTACGAACACACCCGTCTGTCCAGTCGGCTGCTTCCCATTTTTCTGGTACCTTGGGATTAAACCCTCTCAAACATGCACATCTTGGGAAGCTGCTACTGTCACAAGTACCATATGGACCGCAAAATCCAAATTGATCGCAGTCATTCACTAGTAAAGTGAAATAAGTCACCCAGTCTTTAGTATCATCATTCCATACTAGACGCTGTATATTACCATTTGGAGTCAAAATTAACCTTGTTATAGGTGTAGTGGAACTTCTGTTGACAAGTTGAAATGCATAATATATTTCCTCTTGCTCAATGAAAAATTCATTCAGGTAGATTTTCTCTGTTTTTGGTTTTGGATCACCACTAAACCGATTACCAACCCATGGTCCAATCCTGGCATGTAGTTCTGAACCTTTCCACAACAGAAACTGTGGATACCCCTGACTGTCAATTCGATGTACAAAACTTCCTGGAGACGGATCATCTACACTTTTCCATGATGAAATATCCCATCGTATACCTCTCTCCATGTCGATTCCAAGTTTCATGCCAGGTAAAATAGTATCTCCAAGATAGTCGAAACTCTGCCATACAAAATCTTCCGTGCCACCATCTTCTTCGTCCCTGATTACAAGATTTCCGGTATCCAATAGCCGAGCCACTGGACTGTTGACAGCTCTTGAATAATTCGATGACCAAATTACAGTATTACTAGCATTGACAACTAATGAAATTGCCTTGTTATCAATTTTTAGTATCCCAGAAGTGTTATTTAGTGGTGCATCCCTGTTAGCCACCCATACAGTTGTCCCGAACGATATTTTGTTGAACCATATGCCAACGTAGCGATTAGTACTACTCCCGGGGCTAAAAAATCCTAGTTCAAACTCACTGTTTGCTGATACAATAGTGTTGGTGTTGCCATCTGTGATTATTTGATTTCCTCTTAAAACATCATCAGCAGAAGAAGAGTTTGTAGAGATGGAGATTAACAAAATGGTGGAAATTAAAACAAAATGGTTCATTTGCATCGTTGTTAATTAACACGATCAAGTGAAAGCCTTAACAAGAAAGAAAGGAAAATGGTACTAGAAGTTTGTTTGCTGGAAAAAATTATCTCCTCTACGTGTGGCTTAAAATTAGCCATGGGCTAGGTCCGCCCCTGCAGATACGGTATGTACGTATTGAATTTAAGAAAATCTTGTACGCGTTTGTAAATATTTAGATGAGTTTGAATATTGAATCAGCAAACTATTGTACTCCACCTGTATGGGTCCATGACCATGATTGAGATGTgatatataaatttttttaaaaggCTTAATGCATGAACACACATTAGCTGAATTCGATCAAACATGCAAATATTAGTGACAATCCCGTGATTTGAATTAACAGCTGCACTGTCAAGACCTCAGGTTCTACACTATAAATCTTTTCTCAAATAACAGTTGAACAGTACTGAAACTGAAACCTTGGGCAAT
This sequence is a window from Apium graveolens cultivar Ventura chromosome 9, ASM990537v1, whole genome shotgun sequence. Protein-coding genes within it:
- the LOC141684271 gene encoding G-type lectin S-receptor-like serine/threonine-protein kinase At4g27290 gives rise to the protein MQMNHFVLISTILLISISTNSSSADDVLRGNQIITDGNTNTIVSANSEFELGFFSPGSSTNRYVGIWFNKISFGTTVWVANRDAPLNNTSGILKIDNKAISLVVNASNTVIWSSNYSRAVNSPVARLLDTGNLVIRDEEDGGTEDFVWQSFDYLGDTILPGMKLGIDMERGIRWDISSWKSVDDPSPGSFVHRIDSQGYPQFLLWKGSELHARIGPWVGNRFSGDPKPKTEKIYLNEFFIEQEEIYYAFQLVNRSSTTPITRLILTPNGNIQRLVWNDDTKDWVTYFTLLVNDCDQFGFCGPYGTCDSSSFPRCACLRGFNPKVPEKWEAADWTDGCVRRTPLDCGHGDGFIKYSGLKLPDTRQSWYNLSMNLEECRSVCLQNCLCTAYSNTNIENGGSGCLLWFEELIDIRGYTDDGQDIYVRMPFSELDVSKRPKVKPVLFIAIPAVLTAVSAFIIIHLLKKKRQRRLHINEEQNLELPFFEFRRIASATGNFSDINKIGEGGFGPVYKGLLEDGQEIAVKRLSENSKQGIDEFKNEVSLIAKLQHRNLVSLIGYCIKERERILIYEYMPNKSLDSFIFDKDIRRLADWPKLYNIINGVARGLLYLHQDSKLRIIHRDLKASNVLLDHEMNPKISDFGMARSFGGSQTEANTTRVVGTYGYMPPEYVMDGIFSTKSDVYSFGVIVIEIVSGMKNRCFEHPDHNLSLLGHAWRCFNEEKLEELIDRIMLESSSEYEVFRVIQIGLLCVQEYPEDRPNMTSVVLMLNSKTALPKPKKPGFFMERKQHEENCSENRPMISSSNDFSITRVAPR